From the genome of Rhinolophus ferrumequinum isolate MPI-CBG mRhiFer1 chromosome 24, mRhiFer1_v1.p, whole genome shotgun sequence:
TGATTCTGAGTCCCTGGGGATGGGGGGCAAACTGCCCCTCTTGCTTTTCTCCCCCTTCAAGTGAGTGGCGTGCAGTCACTCTCCCTGACTTGAGAGACTTCCAACCCAAATGCTTCCCGTCCCCACTtccaccacccaccccctccccacaaaCCCGTCCCAGGCCTGCCAGATGTGTGGAGACCCCCTTGCTACCTGACCTATCCCGACCCACCCCCCTAGAAACTTCAGGCCTGGGTGCAGGCAGGGCCACTTTCCAGATGGGAAGACTGGGTTCCCAGCTCTGCGGATGGGCCTTGTCCTGTGggagcccctccccccaaccccagtgGCTGACAAGGGGCGGCAGCCCCCACCTGCAGACATTACTCAGAGGCAGCCAGGGGTCAGTTTTCTGCCTTCATCTTTTAATGGCCAGTGCGGTATAGTTAGTGGACAGACGGCGGACGGGACACAGAGGGGCGGGCAGTCACAGCTGTGCTGGGTGTGAAAGGGCAGACCATCCTCCCCTGGAAAAGCCCATCTTTGGCAGGACACTCGGGATCCCCTCAGCTCGGCCAACCTGGAGCACTGGAGGGTCCAGGCTGGGGTGAGACCCCTACCCTACTTGTCAGGGACTCATGCCCCCTCGGGTCTTGCTGGATGGGGATCAAGACACAGGTCAAGAGTTGACTTCAATCAGGATTGTGGGGGCTGCAAAGTAGGAGGTGAGGGCCACAAACTGTCCCCTTCCTGTATCACAGACAGGTAGAGAAGCCAGAAAGGCCTGGGGGCCTGGGTCAGGCCTGTGGCATCAGGTTGGTGCAGGGTGTGTGAGGGGGTCTGGGCGTGGGGTGGGTATGCCCATGCCAGCACAGACTGTGGTCTGACACCATTCAGAATCAGGGCTACAATTCCTCCAGagcaaatgtgttttgtttaaggctggggggagaggggagaggcccACGGGGTGACAAGGCTGGGTGGGACTGGCCCTCTCCTCTGAGGTTTGTAAGGAGGGGCTGGGTCAGGTGCTGTGCACAGTGTGAGTGGGACAACAGGACCTTCAAAGCTGACCTGAGGCTAGGGGTCGCTAGAAGGGACACGGCTGGTGGTCTGCTCTCCTGGGTGGGGATGGCTGTGAGTGACCTCACAGAGCACTGGCCTGGCTAGAGCTGGGACCACTGGGCACAGATAGAGGGCGAGGAGCAGGTGTGAGACAGGAGGAAGAGCACAGTGCTGGGCGGAGCCCCAGGTGGCAGCAATATCTCCCAGGCCTGCACGAACTCCAACTCGGCAGAACACTGGGGCCACAGTGATGGGTGGTTGGACCTAGAGAGGGTGGTGTTATTGACATGGGGAGGAGGCCAGGGCTCCACAGGCACTGCAGGCAGGGGCGGGAAGGGGGCCTCAGGCCTTGGGGCCCCTGCTGTGGGCCTCAGCAGCCCTTCCTGGGCAGGCCGGGGCCCGGCTGGCTCAGAGGCCGGCAGAGAAGGAAGTGTTGGTGGTGGAGGTGTGGAAGCAGCTGCTGTGCGTGTCCCGGGTGAGGCTGTAGGTGCAGTAGGCCACGGCGGAGCCCAGCGTCAGCCCTGTCATGTAGGACACGGTCATGGTGTTCCCTGCGGACAAGACCAGATCTGAGctggtggggggggcgggggggcatgGGCAGCGAGCAGCCCTCACAGGACCACAGCAGCCACACCAGCTGGACAAACCCGGAATCCATGAGGATGAACCCGGTGGCCCCTTGACAAAGGGCTGGAGCTGAAGTCTTGGCTTCCCAGGTGTGGAGTGGGTAACAGGTGCCAGCtcctggggagggggctgtcCAAGGACTGTTCCGCGCATGGCATCCCAGGCTTTGCCTGCTTCTCTTTATCTCCAGTCTCCCGTCTCCAACTGCTTCATTGTCATGGACAACTTGGGATGTCTAAGGGGCTTCTGGAGCTTACTGTGTCTGGAACCCAACTCTGGCACCCCTTCGCCACCAAAGCCCCCTCCCCATCTCAGCTGACGGCAATCCAACCTTCTTGCTCTGAGTGGCAGGCCCCAAACTTGGGAGTCCTTGACCCCCCGTCCCTTTCTCACCCCCTAGTGTGTTAGCGGGCCCTGTGGGCTCTACCGTCAAAACAGATTGAGAATCTAGTGCCTTCCTCCaggccccctcccacctccacggCCCCCACTGCTgcttctgccccagggccttgACACGTGCTCTTCCCTTGTACTGTCACGGGCCCCTCTCCACCACCTCCAGATCTTTGCTGAAGTCACCTCCTCAGTGAAGCCTTCCTTCCAGGCTGCTCTGCTTACATTGTGAACCCCCCATCCTACTCCCCCATcccatttctctgctttatttttctctgttatttgtCTGTCACCTCTGGACTGTCAGGCCCAGAAGCACAGGGATCATTGTTCTGTCACcattgtgtccccagcacctagtacaacacctggcacacagcagggccTTACCAGGTAGCTGTGGAATGAAGGAGTAAGTGACTGACGAGCGTCCTCACACCTCCGAGCTCCCTGAGGTTGACTTGGCCCCTGGAACCCAAATGTGCCttctggctgtgtggccttgccCGCTATGGGCCTCGGTTTCCCTGCCTGGCAGTGCCGCACTCATGGTCCTGAGGAGTCCCCTGGGCAGGCTGGGCGCTGGCCGAGCAGGGCTTACCTGCCAGCTCCCGCTGCTTGGGGCCCACTTTGCCGGCTGCCAGGATCATGGGCACACTGCCAAAGTAGCCGTTACTAATCCCCATGAGCAGGGAGAAGAtgcagggccaggctgggtggCGGAGGGCGGGCGTCCCGCTGGGGTAGACGCACAGGATGAAGAGAGGGATGAAGACGACACGCAGGCAGGAGCAGGCCAGCAGGTGCGTGCCCCGCCAGTCCATGGGCAGGGCCGCCAGGATCTGTGGGCGGGAGCCAGGCACGTGGGCCCTCACCTCCCCCAAGCCCACGCCCTTCGCGTCTCCACTGCAGCCTCCAGACGCACACCCTGTTCCAGGACATTCCTGACTCAGGCCACCTCAGGCTGTGGATGTCCTTTCCCAGCTTTGTCCACAAAAACCCACCAAACCCAGTACTGCTGTGTGCCCAACACCCATTGGAATGCGGCACGGCCCCATTCAATCCTCACAGGACCCTCACGGGGTGGGCTCTGAGAAAAAGGGACGCCGCCGAGGCTCAGAGGGTCAGGGCCCCTCGCACCGACTCACACAGCAGGAAGTAGAAGGATCAGGTGCTGAGCCCACTTGCTTCCTCTCAAAGCACGCAAGTTTCTCGGACCCCTCAGCTGTGTGAGCTCAAGCAAACggcttcccctctctgagcctcacgtTCTCCATTCACCTAGACAAGGCCCATGGCAGGACTGCCCCAGACTGACAGCTTTGATCTTCCTCCAGCGCTGACCTGACCCCACCCTGTAGTCATAGCACAAGACGCTCTGCCCAGATTCTTGTGGCCCCTTGAGCCATTTCTAGGCGCCTCTGCCTCTTTGGGGTACTTCACTGCTTGCACCTGTGCTGTCAGAGACCCATTAACCAATGGCGTGGGCCTCGCGGACACAGCTGACACCCCAGGGCCACTCGCCACAGCTGTGGTCTCAACAGCGTGGCTTCCGCCCTGCGCACCCAGGAGCCGCGCAATTCCTCAGCTCAGGGcctgcccctcctggcccccCTCCGCGCACGGCCCCCCCTGCAGTGTCCTCCCCCCCCCAGACGGGCGGAACGGCAGCCCACCTTGCCCACGAAGTCAGAGAGGTTGAACACGGCCATGATGAGGATGGGCAGCCACTCGTCAAGGACACAGTGGCGAATCTCGGACTCGAGGCCCGGGAACAGGCACAGCGTGATCAGGTACGTCACAGCGATGGACAGCATGTCAGCCCAGATGACACGGGCCACCACGTAGCGGTGCAGCAGCAGGGCTGTGGGCGGTGGGCTGGAGGTCAGGGGCAGAGCCCACTGCCAGCCTGAGCACCCCCATGTGCAGACGGGATGACTGGGGCCCGTGGGGTGCAGGGGTGCCTGTGGCACGGCTGTGAGCTCGGGGCCCAGCCCGCCCACCTCTGAAGGAGGGCCAGCTCCGCTTGACTCGTGGCTCAGGCACATCAAAGCGCGTGTAGACTCCCCTGCCACTGGTGACCACCTCGTGGGCTGGGCTGTCCTTTGGGGACCTGCTGTTGGCCAGGGCTGGGCCTTGGTCCTCCTGGAGGGAGGACGGAGCGGGATGGGGTTACATAGGGGGCCCTGCGCGGCCCCCTGCCCTCCCTTGCTTCCTCACTGTCTCTCAAGCACAGACAGAAGCCCCACCCAGACTCCGGCTTCGAAGCTGTTCCCTGCCCCCATGCCCCTCCCCTGCATGTTCACATTTCCCTCCTCACGGGTCAGGTATCTGCCCAGAAGCCACGCCTTGGGAAATCTCACTGACCAGTAAGGGGCCCCCAGTTTCTGTCCTTTCCCAGTGTGGGCCTGGTCACAGCATGCCGCCCCTTGCCCGTCTCCGGGCGTTTGGGCTCCAAGGACAGTGTCTCTGGTTCATTGCAGTGTCACCAGCCGAGGGCCTGGGTGACTCGCTGGATCAACGTCTGTGAGACTATCTggctctccctgccctgcccttcacGTGGCCCAGCCCTCATGAGCCTCAACTGCAGGTGCCCTCAGGACTCCCCACACTTGCCATCCGTGGGCTCTCTGGGGACTATGCGGCCCTGCCGCCACCAGAGGGTGCCCAGCTCCCTAGGATGCCACCAGGAGGGCTTGAGGGTATGCTCAGGCAACAGCCCGGTGGGGCCTCAGGCCAGCGGGGGCTGTGATGGCCCATGGGGCTCAGGCCACATATAGGGGCCGTCACAGCCAGGTGGGACTCAGGCTACAGACGTATGTTGCTACCGAGGGATGAAACCTTGGTCTGCAGAATGAAGGTGGCCCTGTGGGAAGGAGCCCGAGACCACAGCCCGAGGGGGCCACTCTGGGAGAGCTCAGCGGGGACCAGGAAAGGCGGTGCCCGGGCTCCTTCCCTGATGTTATGGCAAGGACACAGGTGGGGACTTACGAAGTGGACGTCCCCAGCGGTGACATCGTGGTGCACGCGGTAGCCGGCCCTGTGGCCGTGACGGCTGTCGCGGGGCCGCACGGTGTGGTAGAGCACGAAGCGGCTGCGCCGTACCAGCAGGTGCAGCAGGAAGCAGAGCAGCTCGAGGCCAGTGGAGACCAGGAAGAAGATGAGCGTGCTGGCGTGCTCGTCGGGCAGCAGCAGCTTGGTGAGGATGCGGCTCAGGGAGACCATGACGCCCGCCGTGCCTATGAGGGGCGGGCGGTGGGCCTGGCGACCCCACTCAGCCCCGCCCAGCCCCCGACACACCACACAGAATGTGCCCACCCAGACCACCCCTCCCTGGCACTGAGGCTGCTCACTCCACCCTGGGAGCGTCTATTGGGTGCCCGCTGAGGACACAGTGAAGGTGATTGTGTGGgccctgccttcctggggctCAGTGGGGAGAGGATGGAAACAAGTGAGAGAAACCCCGACCACAGTGCATGATGGCAGGGGCCGCAGAGACTGTCCCCCCGGGGGACAAGCATCCTGGCAGGGGCGGGCAGGAGCTCGGTGTGCCCCCGTTTGAGGAGCTGaaaggaaggtgggggtgggctgCCTGGGCAGCACTCCTGACCCTGGCCCGTCCAGGCATGGAAGGAAGATTGGGGACATCTAGACGCAGGTGCTTCAAGGAGTAGGGCCCTCGTGCATACAGCCGGGCTAATGGTGGTGCTGCCCCAGGTCAGAGAGGGTGGGAGGGCACGAGGGGTAGTCGGCCCCATAGACCAAGGGCTGGAGCAAAGAATCAGCCTGGAGGGCAAGTCCAAAGCTGCTGGGTAAGTTTTGGGTTTGAGCACAGGGTGCCATTCACTGAGCAGGGGCGGGTGGGCTTTGGGGAGTGAGAAGCCACATGGGTGTGCCGGGCAGGGGTGGCTCCTGGGTCTGGCAATCCAAGGAGAGCTTGGTATTGGGGTATGGCACTGACATCATGAGTACAGGTGGGCTTTCCCCTCCCACTCACACACAGACATGAAATACACACCACACGCAGGCAGAGGGCCTGCCAAGACACTAGACCCATGCTCAGAGGCACGTGCTTCTCACATCACAAAGGTCGCTGTCCCCAACCAGGCAGGCCCAGAGCTTGTGAGCTCGGCCTTAATCTGGGGCATGTCATGGGGGTTCCCCAGGAAGAGCCCGGGCAGCCCAGCACCCCCTCCTGGGGTCTGCAGATACTCACTCTCCCCTGTCATCACCCCCTGGGTGTACCTCTTGGGCAGCATCCCCGTGTACCCGTAGAAGCTGGATTGCTGCACTTGAGAGAAGAGAGGAATAACTGTGACAACACATCACCTGTCCACTGGGAACGAAATCCCAAACTTTGAGAGCACTGTCTTAACACCACAGACGTGAATACCACCAGGGGCAGAGGGACTGGGTCCAACCACCCTGCAGAGCGTGGTGGAAACAGCACTGCCTACCAAATGGTGCACGTACTGCCTTCCACGGGCAGTACTGCCTTGGGGCCAGCCAGGCACCTTGACTAGTTCTGGCCCATGAAACATGAGCAAAAATGACACATGTCACTTCTGGACGAGGTAGAGCAAAGGCTGCAGGGACTTCCAGTTTTTCTTTCGCCCAATGGCAGTGACTGAAGAGGCCCTGTATTACACAGACGGGGCCACTAGCAGCCTGAGTCCCTGAGTAACTGTGTGGAGTCCCATCAATGCTTGGACACAAAGCCAAGAGCCAGAAATAAGTCTTGTTTTTTGAAGCCACTGAGATTTCTGGGCtcatttgttactgcagcataacctcTCTCATCCTCACCCACACAGACACATCCCGGGAACAACAAGCATGCACTGCTCACAGACCACCATCGAGCAAGTCCCTGCCTCGGTGTCAACCCTGAGCAGGGTTGGCACACTTGGATTTCCTGGTCCCTAccagcatttgtttttttaacaaaatagaacagaacagacCTGAGTACACTGTCTGGATCGAGGCTATTTCAGGAAGCCTTGATTTCATTTATACcaaaaggcttcctggaggaggtgctgTTAGGGCTGGATATCACCATGGAGAGGAGTGGGGAAGGACAGCACCAAGCCCGGCTCGTCTCATGCAATATGTCCCACGCAGGTGAACAGGGCTTGGGTGGTATGGGTACCGTGGGCACTTAGGGGCTCagcatgccccccacccccgccctgtcTCTACCTGTGCAGCCAAAGGCCACGGTGCCCACAGCAATCAGATTGATGGCGTAAGCCTGGTCCCGAGAGAAGAGCTGAAGCCACACATCACAGATGCTGATAAAGAGGAGGGGGCCCAAGGCCAAGAGGTAGCCTGTGGGGGAACAGGCCAGAGGGGGACAGTGAGTGGTGGGCTGGGGCTCCCACTCATCTAACCCCTCGTACAGCCAGGTCTGGGGTGCCCTCTCTCTGCCATCCTCCTTAATCCTCGGAAAGCTGGGGATACCTTAGGGGTCTAAGAGGGCatctggaaggcttcctggaggaggcgctgtttgagctgggccttgaagcTGGCTGCCGCAATAGAGAGGAGTGGGAAGTGGAGAGCAGACTAGGCTGAGGGAAGAGCTTGGGCCCTGGAATAATGGGGACGCACAAAAGCCTGCCCGGGGCAGACAACATACTAGCGtgtggtgcagccaccatgggcCTGGCCCTACTTCCACACATTGAACCCCATAACATTCCTAGGAGGTGTCCCCATTCTACAGACAAAGGGAGTGAGGGGCAGGGAACGGGGGTGGGGCGGCTGACTGCTGGGAGCCCGGGGCAGGGGCGCTGTACCCGTGGTGATCCTGGTATGCAGGCTCAGCCTCTCCACCAGCACATTGTTCAGCAGCACAGCCACCAGTGCCACCAAGATGTACGTGAGGCTCATGTCGAACACGATTGAGGTCCCTGTGGGGGGCCAGCCAGCAGCAGGTGCTCAGGGGAAACCCCCACCCTCTACCCAGCCCACCAGGTGCTGCCTCCTCACGTTGAACCCTGGCTGATCCAGCCACCGTCACCAAGGCCACTATAGTTAAAATCACCAGGGCCACCATCCACTTCTA
Proteins encoded in this window:
- the SLC29A4 gene encoding equilibrative nucleoside transporter 4 isoform X2 gives rise to the protein MGSVGSQRLKEPSMAGTPDRSVMTSFSFDSCQLEEEEAAARAALGQGGRARDAPIFTDCAEEPVPDDRYHAVYFAMLLAGVGFLLPYNSFITDVDHLHHKFPGTSIVFDMSLTYILVALVAVLLNNVLVERLSLHTRITTGYLLALGPLLFISICDVWLQLFSRDQAYAINLIAVGTVAFGCTVQQSSFYGYTGMLPKRYTQGVMTGESTAGVMVSLSRILTKLLLPDEHASTLIFFLVSTGLELLCFLLHLLVRRSRFVLYHTVRPRDSRHGHRAGYRVHHDVTAGDVHFEDQGPALANSRSPKDSPAHEVVTSGRGVYTRFDVPEPRVKRSWPSFRALLLHRYVVARVIWADMLSIAVTYLITLCLFPGLESEIRHCVLDEWLPILIMAVFNLSDFVGKILAALPMDWRGTHLLACSCLRVVFIPLFILCVYPSGTPALRHPAWPCIFSLLMGISNGYFGSVPMILAAGKVGPKQRELAGNTMTVSYMTGLTLGSAVAYCTYSLTRDTHSSCFHTSTTNTSFSAGL
- the SLC29A4 gene encoding equilibrative nucleoside transporter 4 isoform X1, yielding MGSVGSQRLKEPSMAGTPDRSVMTSFSFDSCQLEEEEAAARAALGQGGRARDAPIFTDCAEEPVPDDRYHAVYFAMLLAGVGFLLPYNSFITDVDHLHHKFPGTSIVFDMSLTYILVALVAVLLNNVLVERLSLHTRITTGYLLALGPLLFISICDVWLQLFSRDQAYAINLIAVGTVAFGCTVQQSSFYGYTGMLPKRYTQGVMTGESTAGVMVSLSRILTKLLLPDEHASTLIFFLVSTGLELLCFLLHLLVRRSRFVLYHTVRPRDSRHGHRAGYRVHHDVTAGDVHFEDQGPALANSRSPKDSPAHEVVTSGRGVYTRFDVPEPRVKRSWPSFRALLLHRYVVARVIWADMLSIAVTYLITLCLFPGLESEIRHCVLDEWLPILIMAVFNLSDFVGKILAALPMDWRGTHLLACSCLRVVFIPLFILCVYPSGTPALRHPAWPCIFSLLMGISNGYFGSVPMILAAGKVGPKQRELAGAKSTSGSSEV